A DNA window from Camelina sativa cultivar DH55 chromosome 17, Cs, whole genome shotgun sequence contains the following coding sequences:
- the LOC104759823 gene encoding uncharacterized protein LOC104759823: MGEFDIERVLVDTGSTVNVLFWRTLEKKGVTPEQVKPKTRTLTGYHGIAKMSMGDMKLQVRAGGVTRKTTFLVIDTPPIYNAILGAPWIYAMQAVPSTYNLCLKLPTTTRICTLYSDKRMA, from the coding sequence ATGGGCGAGTTCGACATCGAAAGAGTCCTGGTCGATACTGGAAGTACTGTTAATGTACTGTTCTGGCGAACACTAGAAAAAAAGGGCGTCACACCAGAGCAGGTGAAACCCAAGACTCGAACATTGACCGGCTATCATGGGATTGCTAAAATGTCCATGGGCGACATGAAACTACAAGTGCGAGCTGGAGGAGTAACCCGGAAGACTACATTTTTGGTCATCGATACGCCCCCAATTTACAACGCGATCCTGGGGGCACCATGGATATACGCTATGCAAGCCGTACCGTCCACCTACAATCTCTGCCTTAAATTACCGACTACCACAAGGATCTGCACGCTCTACAGCGATAAGAGAATGGCATGA
- the LOC104759824 gene encoding uncharacterized protein LOC104759824 has translation MAIAAKARFAEEQRDIGYCQLFVDSLSGPALTWFSRLKANSIDNFTQLSKAFLTHYQIFIKRGVMNSDLWEMAQEPGKSIDSFLGRFKEKLANVSVQEDTTIAAFRKGLLPGSPLRKDLNIRETKDLDDALHQASRYALMEEEDARLAAKKTSTPSYLPKAKSRDEHHEPRKHHDPQDRKKGIIHTVSEVDSQNSQPSDPKELYSDFHMIAGHSTHECVHLKNYLYGKYLSGEVEAVFEPKSIRRDRGRRGGWRGGRSNGGHGTGGRGRGYMNNGPANDIQQPANQVLANHQEEMPQVDELPGPPKRQRGQNPERAK, from the coding sequence ATGGCAATAGCGGCAAAAGCGCGATTCGCCGAGGAACAGAGAGACATCGGATACTGCCAGCTGTTCGTCGATAGCCTTTCCGGACCCGCCTTAACTTGGTTCTCAAGGCTTAAGGCAAATTCGATCGATAACTTCACCCAGTTGTCAAAGGCTTTTCTCACACACTATCAAATTTTCATCAAGCGAGGCGTGATGAATTCAGACCTTTGGGAGATGGCCCAAGAACCCGGCAAATCCATCGATAGTTTCTTAGGCAGGTTTAAGGAGAAATTGGCAAACGTCTCCGTTCAAGAAGACACCACAATCGCTGCCTTCAGGAAGGGTCTACTTCCTGGATCCCCGTTGCGGAAGGATCTTAATATCCGGGAAACCAAAGACCTCGATGATGCGCTGCACCAAGCCTCCCGCTACGCACTCATGGAGGAAGAGGACGCACGATTGGCAGCGAAAAAAACCTCCACACCGTCGTATCTCCCGAAGGCTAAAAGTCGCGACGAGCATCACGAGCCCCGGAAGCATCACGACCCTCAGGATCGGAAGAAGGGCATCATCCATACAGTCTCCGAAGTGGACAGCCAAAATAGCCAACCGTCCGACCCAAAGGAGTTATATTCCGATTTCCACATGATCGCCGGTCATTCCACCCACGAGTGTGTCCATCTAAAGAATTACCTGTATGGAAAATACCTTTCTGGTGAAGTCGAAGCTGTCTTTGAGCCGAAGAGCATCCGCAGAGATAGAGGTCGCCGAGGAGGATGGCGAGGTGGACGATCTAACGGTGGCCATGGTACAGGAGGCCGTGGACGAGGCTACATGAACAATGGCCCGGCCAACGATATTCAACAGCCAGCCAACCAAGTGTTGGCAAATCATCAAGAAGAAATGCCCCAGGTGGACGAACTGCCTGGTCCTCCCAAGCGACAGAGAGGGCAGAATCCTGAGCGCGCCAAATAA